In Gemmatimonadales bacterium, the following proteins share a genomic window:
- a CDS encoding class I SAM-dependent methyltransferase, whose protein sequence is MVGSFPDHFSRVAGGYASYRPRYPEALFSFLARLPARRELAWDCAAGSGQATVGLVPHFDRVIATDASAALLASAPAHPRIAYRVAPAEASGLETGSADLITVAQAAHWFDLAAFYREARRVLAPGGVLALWTYGVYHLDDPGVDRILQYFYHDVVGPYWPPERRLVEDGYRSLAFPFEEITPPEIAMTADWSLPELLGYLGTWSATTRCREATGRDPVQALVPELEALWGPADLVRRVTWPLGLRVGSRP, encoded by the coding sequence ATGGTCGGCTCGTTCCCCGATCACTTCTCGCGGGTGGCTGGCGGCTACGCGAGCTACCGTCCACGCTACCCGGAGGCGTTGTTCAGCTTCCTGGCCCGGCTGCCCGCGCGCCGCGAGCTGGCCTGGGATTGCGCCGCCGGCAGCGGCCAGGCCACCGTCGGACTCGTTCCCCACTTTGACCGGGTCATTGCCACCGACGCGAGCGCAGCCTTGCTGGCGAGCGCGCCGGCTCATCCCAGAATCGCCTACCGGGTGGCGCCGGCCGAGGCGAGCGGGCTCGAGACCGGCTCGGCTGACCTGATCACGGTGGCCCAGGCGGCGCATTGGTTCGACCTCGCCGCCTTCTACCGGGAAGCCCGTCGGGTGCTCGCGCCGGGAGGCGTATTGGCCCTCTGGACCTATGGAGTGTACCATCTGGACGACCCCGGGGTCGACCGGATACTCCAGTATTTCTACCACGACGTCGTGGGTCCCTACTGGCCCCCGGAGCGCCGCCTGGTGGAGGACGGCTACCGAAGCCTTGCGTTCCCATTCGAAGAGATCACTCCGCCGGAGATCGCCATGACGGCCGACTGGAGCTTGCCCGAGCTACTCGGCTACCTGGGGACCTGGTCCGCCACGACGCGATGCCGTGAGGCGACCGGACGAGATCCCGTCCAGGCGCTCGTGCCCGAGCTCGAGGCGCTCTGGGGACCGGCCGATCTGGTGCGCCGGGTAACCTGGCCCCTCGGTCTCCGGGTGGGCAGCCGCCCATGA
- a CDS encoding glycosyltransferase family 9 protein, whose translation MRLSLKPVEHFVRRRLLRSGRRQFTGAMATGAEDLLRLPAAPAILLMRQERIGDVLVGIPVLRALRQRYPAGRIHLLVSRNNYAARDAVAPFVDRVWRYDKTLPSALALLRALRRERYDVVVDLVDNPSAISRVVIGWCGARLAVGLAHADAGYYSHAAPLLDRATVHPVERLAQLLLPFGIDPATVPLDLEYRLSEADQRRARELLGPRSRPLRLGVNISGRGPERYWGRDNFVALIRHLAATDERFEVSVCGAPRDAEEVAAVAAATGLEPVPPLTSLHEFAAVIHEFDLVLTPDTAVVHLAAAWKIPTVGLYHGQPGIMPWLPYRSPHRSVIDDRGIGWIPLDEVTAALDQLKSEKFG comes from the coding sequence GTGCGCCTCTCCCTCAAGCCGGTCGAGCACTTCGTCCGACGGCGCCTGCTCCGGAGCGGGCGGCGGCAATTCACCGGAGCGATGGCGACCGGGGCGGAAGACCTGCTGCGGCTCCCCGCCGCACCGGCCATTCTGCTGATGCGGCAGGAGCGGATCGGAGACGTGCTGGTGGGAATTCCGGTGCTGCGGGCGCTCCGGCAGCGTTACCCGGCCGGCCGGATCCATCTGCTGGTCAGCCGCAACAACTACGCGGCGCGGGACGCCGTGGCGCCGTTCGTGGATCGGGTCTGGCGCTACGACAAGACGCTCCCGAGCGCCCTGGCCCTCCTGCGCGCGCTGCGTCGGGAGCGGTACGACGTGGTGGTCGATCTGGTCGACAACCCGTCGGCCATCTCCCGGGTGGTGATCGGCTGGTGCGGCGCGCGCCTCGCGGTGGGACTGGCGCACGCCGATGCCGGCTACTATTCCCACGCGGCTCCACTGCTGGACCGGGCGACCGTGCACCCTGTCGAGCGCCTGGCGCAGCTGCTGCTGCCCTTCGGCATCGACCCGGCCACGGTGCCCCTCGACCTGGAGTACCGCCTGAGCGAGGCGGACCAGCGGCGCGCGCGCGAGCTGCTCGGCCCTCGCAGCCGGCCGCTCCGGCTGGGCGTCAACATCTCGGGCCGCGGCCCCGAACGATACTGGGGACGGGACAACTTCGTCGCGCTGATCCGGCATCTGGCCGCCACTGACGAGCGCTTCGAGGTCAGCGTCTGCGGCGCGCCCCGAGACGCCGAGGAGGTCGCGGCGGTCGCGGCGGCCACGGGGCTCGAGCCGGTGCCACCGCTGACATCGCTCCACGAGTTCGCCGCGGTGATCCACGAGTTCGATCTGGTGCTCACGCCCGACACGGCGGTGGTGCATCTGGCCGCGGCGTGGAAGATCCCCACGGTGGGCCTGTACCACGGGCAGCCGGGGATCATGCCGTGGCTGCCGTACCGCTCGCCCCACCGCTCGGTCATCGACGATCGCGGGATCGGGTGGATCCCGCTCGACGAGGTGACCGCCGCACTGGACCAGCTCAAATCGGAGAAGTTCGGCTAG
- the dctA gene encoding C4-dicarboxylate transporter DctA: protein MGLIARLGRNLTFRVLLAIALGVLLGVLAPRTATAMKPLGDTFVNLVRMVIAPIIFLSIVLGVAHTTDLKQVGRVGLKAFVYFELVSTAALAIGLMVMNVVRPGEGIDASRIARGDATAFTAPGQQLHFVDFLTHVVPSSVVGAFAQGEILQVVFFSILFGVALASLGRAGRPVTRMLDSLAQVFFRIVGIVMVVAPVGAFGAMAYTVGNFGVQSLLTLGRLMACVYATMALFIFGVLNLIARAYGFSLWRLLRYIKDEILIVLGTSSSEAVLPRMIDKMERYGCARRVVALVIPAGYSFNLDGTSIYLSMATLFIAQAYGVPLTLAQQLGVLGILMVTSKGAAGVTGSGFIVLASTLAALRVVPVEGVALVLGVDRFMSEARSITNLIGNAVATVVIAKSEGAFHAVGAELSRGVRGSAALGMGTSSTSAP, encoded by the coding sequence ATGGGCCTGATCGCCCGGCTGGGACGCAATCTCACCTTCCGCGTCCTCCTGGCCATCGCCCTGGGCGTGCTGCTCGGCGTGCTCGCGCCCCGCACCGCCACGGCGATGAAGCCGCTGGGCGACACCTTCGTGAACCTGGTGCGGATGGTCATCGCGCCGATCATCTTCCTCAGCATCGTGCTCGGCGTAGCCCACACTACCGACCTCAAGCAGGTGGGACGGGTCGGGCTCAAAGCGTTCGTGTACTTCGAGCTGGTGAGCACCGCCGCGCTCGCCATCGGCCTGATGGTGATGAACGTCGTGCGGCCGGGCGAAGGCATCGACGCATCGCGGATCGCGCGGGGCGACGCGACCGCCTTCACGGCGCCGGGCCAACAGCTCCACTTCGTCGATTTCCTCACCCACGTGGTGCCGTCCAGCGTGGTCGGCGCGTTCGCCCAGGGGGAGATCCTCCAGGTGGTGTTCTTCTCCATCCTGTTCGGCGTCGCCCTCGCGTCGCTCGGCCGGGCGGGCCGGCCAGTCACCCGGATGCTCGACAGCCTGGCCCAGGTGTTCTTCCGGATCGTCGGCATCGTCATGGTCGTGGCGCCGGTCGGCGCCTTCGGGGCCATGGCGTACACCGTCGGCAACTTCGGGGTCCAATCGCTGCTCACGCTGGGCCGGCTGATGGCCTGCGTCTACGCCACCATGGCCCTGTTCATCTTCGGCGTCCTGAACCTGATCGCCCGTGCGTATGGCTTCAGTCTCTGGCGGCTCCTGCGGTACATCAAAGACGAGATCCTGATCGTGCTGGGAACCTCCTCGAGCGAGGCGGTGCTGCCGCGCATGATCGACAAGATGGAGCGCTACGGCTGCGCCCGGCGGGTGGTGGCGCTGGTGATCCCGGCGGGCTACTCCTTCAACCTCGACGGCACCTCGATCTATCTCTCGATGGCCACGCTGTTCATCGCCCAGGCGTACGGGGTCCCGCTCACCCTGGCGCAGCAGCTCGGCGTCCTCGGAATCCTGATGGTCACGTCGAAGGGTGCGGCCGGGGTGACGGGCTCCGGCTTCATCGTGCTCGCGAGCACGCTGGCGGCGCTCCGGGTGGTCCCGGTCGAGGGGGTGGCGCTGGTGCTGGGGGTGGATCGCTTCATGAGCGAGGCCCGCTCCATCACCAACCTCATCGGCAACGCGGTCGCGACGGTGGTGATCGCCAAGAGCGAAGGCGCGTTTCACGCCGTCGGCGCGGAGCTCAGCCGTGGGGTTCGGGGATCGGCCGCGCTCGGTATGGGTACCAGTAGTACTTCCGCTCCATGA
- a CDS encoding DEAD/DEAH box helicase yields the protein MPFAELKLHPNLLKGIRELGFARPTPIQADAIPPALAGRDVLACAMTGSGKTAAFLLPILHRLIDQTRRTTRALVLTPTRELAAQILEDLNDLAVHTPVTAAAVFGGVGMGPQEHAFRSGVDVLIATPGRLLDHFKAPYAKLPGIEYLVLDEADRMLDMGFLPDIRRVLRHLPSRRQTFFFSATMPPPILALTREMLRDPAMIQLERKAAPAVGITQAVYPVHQELKSALLLTLLNRGEMQDVLVFTRTKHRTNRLAEYLVRHGIKAERIHGNRSQTQRTEALAGFKSGKHRVLVATDIAARGIDVVELGHVVNFDVPTVPEDYIHRVGRTARAEAIGDAFTFVSPEEEGDLRNIERAVGKRLPRVTVPDFDYSAKPEGRFEVPLAERIAGIRAKKAEDRARAKAKAERREGQRLAERSRRGPPRGPAGRGRGH from the coding sequence GTGCCGTTCGCTGAACTCAAGCTGCATCCAAATCTCCTCAAAGGCATCCGGGAGCTCGGCTTCGCCCGCCCGACACCGATCCAGGCCGATGCCATCCCGCCGGCCCTGGCCGGGCGGGACGTGCTGGCCTGCGCCATGACCGGGAGCGGCAAGACCGCAGCCTTCCTGCTGCCGATCCTGCACCGGCTGATCGACCAGACTCGCCGCACGACGCGTGCCCTAGTACTCACGCCCACCCGTGAGCTCGCCGCCCAGATCCTGGAGGATCTCAACGATCTCGCGGTGCACACGCCGGTCACCGCCGCGGCCGTGTTCGGCGGGGTCGGCATGGGTCCCCAGGAGCACGCCTTCCGCAGCGGGGTCGACGTGCTCATCGCCACGCCGGGTCGCCTGCTCGACCATTTCAAGGCGCCGTACGCCAAGCTCCCCGGCATCGAGTACCTGGTGCTCGACGAGGCCGACCGGATGCTCGACATGGGCTTCCTGCCGGACATCCGCCGAGTGCTGCGCCACCTGCCCTCGCGCCGCCAGACCTTCTTCTTCAGCGCGACGATGCCGCCGCCGATCCTGGCGCTCACCCGGGAGATGCTACGCGACCCCGCCATGATCCAGCTGGAACGGAAGGCGGCGCCGGCCGTGGGGATCACCCAGGCCGTGTACCCCGTCCACCAGGAGCTCAAGTCCGCCCTCCTCCTGACCCTGCTCAACCGGGGGGAGATGCAGGACGTCCTGGTCTTCACCCGCACCAAGCACCGAACCAACCGGCTGGCGGAGTACTTGGTGCGTCACGGCATCAAGGCGGAGCGAATCCACGGGAACCGATCGCAGACCCAGCGGACCGAGGCGCTCGCCGGGTTCAAGAGCGGGAAGCACCGGGTGCTGGTGGCCACCGACATCGCGGCGCGCGGCATCGACGTGGTGGAGCTGGGCCACGTGGTGAACTTCGACGTGCCCACGGTGCCGGAAGACTACATCCACCGGGTGGGTCGCACCGCCCGGGCGGAGGCCATCGGGGACGCCTTCACCTTCGTCTCGCCGGAGGAGGAGGGAGACCTGAGAAACATCGAGCGCGCCGTGGGCAAACGACTCCCGCGAGTGACCGTTCCCGACTTCGATTACAGCGCCAAGCCGGAGGGAAGATTCGAGGTCCCCCTGGCCGAGCGGATCGCGGGGATCAGGGCCAAGAAGGCGGAGGACCGCGCCCGCGCCAAGGCCAAGGCCGAGCGGCGCGAGGGTCAGCGGCTGGCGGAGCGCAGCCGGCGCGGCCCGCCGCGGGGACCCGCGGGACGCGGCCGGGGGCACTGA
- a CDS encoding ring-cleaving dioxygenase translates to MTASILGLHHVTATVADAQDDLDFSLGALGLRLLKKTINFDNPSVYHFYYGSETGAPGTIWTTFPYKGWGVPVGAKGAGQITATGFSVPAGSLGFWTERLRRSSLEVEPLPPRFGEDRIGVRDASGLAFELVAGERDLRPPWSRGGVDPAAAVRGLASVSLLVRSPDATLELLTGLLGWHVVGEDEERIRVAVAGGAPGQVLDVIAAADAAPGVNGLGTVHHVAMAVSDGAEQRRLRQELIELGYRVTEVLDRNYFQSIYFREPGGVLFELATVQPGFTVDEPLDQLGNALKLPAWEEPNRERIEAALPRISTPP, encoded by the coding sequence ATGACCGCATCCATCCTCGGACTGCACCACGTCACCGCCACCGTGGCCGACGCCCAGGACGACCTGGATTTTTCTCTCGGCGCTCTTGGCCTTCGTCTGCTCAAGAAGACGATCAACTTCGACAACCCGAGCGTCTACCACTTCTACTACGGCAGCGAGACCGGCGCGCCGGGCACCATCTGGACGACGTTCCCGTACAAGGGCTGGGGCGTGCCGGTCGGGGCCAAAGGGGCGGGGCAGATCACCGCCACCGGGTTCTCGGTTCCGGCCGGCTCGCTCGGCTTCTGGACCGAGCGGCTCCGCCGGTCCAGCCTGGAGGTGGAGCCGCTCCCGCCTCGCTTCGGCGAGGATCGGATCGGGGTGCGGGATGCCTCGGGGCTCGCCTTCGAGCTGGTGGCCGGTGAGCGCGATCTCCGGCCGCCCTGGAGCCGCGGGGGCGTGGATCCGGCCGCCGCCGTGCGCGGGCTCGCCAGCGTGAGCCTGCTGGTCCGCTCGCCGGATGCGACACTCGAGCTTCTGACCGGGCTCCTCGGGTGGCATGTGGTGGGGGAGGATGAAGAACGCATCCGCGTGGCCGTGGCCGGTGGAGCTCCGGGACAGGTGCTCGACGTGATCGCCGCCGCGGATGCGGCTCCGGGGGTGAACGGTCTCGGAACGGTGCACCACGTGGCGATGGCGGTGTCCGACGGCGCGGAGCAGCGGCGCCTCCGGCAGGAGCTCATCGAGCTGGGATACCGGGTCACCGAGGTGCTCGACCGGAACTACTTCCAGTCGATCTATTTCCGGGAGCCCGGCGGCGTGCTCTTCGAGCTGGCCACGGTCCAGCCGGGGTTCACCGTCGACGAGCCACTCGACCAGCTCGGCAACGCCTTGAAGCTCCCCGCCTGGGAAGAGCCGAATCGGGAGCGGATCGAGGCCGCGCTTCCCCGCATCAGCACTCCTCCGTGA
- a CDS encoding aldehyde dehydrogenase family protein, translating into MPQPILIDGAWVPSRGSRTRDIRNPATLECIDSVTDAAAEDVDAAVRAASRAQHGWWKLPGIEKARHLHEIAAKLRAGERALSTLMARETGKPLIEAIDCIDWVAACFDYYAEVGRRSWGNSMPPVLPHQINFTVKEPYGVVAAIVPFNFPLLLMAWKVAPALMAGNTLVCKPPHQNPLSNLLMARSYDGLPPGVVNVITGGPETGEQLVEHPGVDLIAFTGSVDAGRQIAARAGAALKKINLELGSVDPLIVFADADLDAAVPGTAWARLLNAGQVCTSSKRIYVEASIAEEFTRRLIDFVKSVVVGDPMDPATDVGPLISEEALARVERQLAESVRQGATVALGGRRIQPGGLRGHYLEPTVLTGVRQGSLPTTEEIFGPVLSVTVARDADEAIALANDSRYGLGASIFTASLETAMRAMENIKAGTFWVNDPLTDNDAGPFGGMRWSGVGRELGEEGLDAFREPKHVHIDYVMERKYYWYPYRARPIPEPHG; encoded by the coding sequence ATGCCACAGCCTATCCTGATCGACGGCGCCTGGGTGCCGAGCCGGGGATCGCGGACCCGCGACATCCGGAATCCCGCGACCCTCGAATGCATCGACAGCGTAACCGACGCCGCGGCTGAGGATGTCGACGCGGCGGTTCGGGCCGCCTCCCGCGCCCAGCACGGTTGGTGGAAGCTCCCGGGCATCGAGAAGGCCCGGCATCTCCACGAGATCGCCGCCAAGCTCAGGGCCGGCGAGCGGGCGCTCTCGACGCTCATGGCCCGGGAGACCGGCAAGCCGCTGATCGAGGCGATCGACTGCATCGACTGGGTGGCGGCGTGCTTCGACTACTACGCGGAGGTAGGCCGGCGGAGCTGGGGGAACTCGATGCCGCCGGTGCTCCCGCACCAGATCAACTTCACCGTGAAGGAGCCCTACGGCGTCGTGGCGGCAATCGTCCCGTTCAACTTCCCGCTGCTGCTCATGGCCTGGAAGGTGGCGCCCGCCTTGATGGCGGGGAACACGCTGGTCTGCAAGCCGCCCCATCAGAACCCGCTGTCCAACCTGCTGATGGCGCGCTCCTACGACGGCCTGCCGCCAGGCGTGGTCAACGTGATCACCGGCGGCCCCGAAACCGGCGAGCAGCTGGTGGAGCATCCGGGGGTGGACCTGATCGCATTCACCGGCTCGGTGGATGCGGGCCGGCAGATCGCCGCCCGGGCTGGCGCCGCGCTCAAGAAGATCAATCTCGAGCTCGGCAGCGTGGATCCGCTGATCGTCTTTGCCGACGCGGACCTGGATGCCGCGGTACCGGGCACCGCCTGGGCCCGGCTGCTCAACGCGGGGCAGGTCTGCACCTCGTCGAAGCGGATCTACGTGGAGGCCTCGATCGCGGAGGAGTTCACCCGGAGACTGATCGACTTCGTGAAGAGCGTGGTGGTGGGCGATCCGATGGACCCGGCCACCGACGTGGGTCCGCTCATCTCCGAGGAGGCGCTGGCGCGGGTGGAGCGACAGCTCGCCGAATCGGTCCGGCAGGGCGCCACCGTGGCACTGGGCGGGCGGCGGATCCAGCCGGGCGGACTCCGGGGCCACTACCTGGAGCCGACCGTGCTCACCGGTGTGCGCCAGGGCTCCCTGCCGACCACCGAGGAGATCTTCGGGCCGGTCCTCTCCGTCACCGTGGCCCGGGATGCCGACGAGGCGATCGCGCTGGCCAACGACTCCCGGTACGGGCTCGGCGCCAGCATCTTCACCGCCAGTCTGGAGACCGCCATGCGGGCGATGGAAAACATCAAGGCGGGCACCTTCTGGGTCAACGATCCGCTGACGGACAACGATGCCGGCCCCTTCGGCGGGATGCGCTGGAGCGGGGTCGGCCGGGAGTTGGGCGAGGAGGGCCTCGATGCCTTCCGCGAGCCCAAGCACGTGCACATCGACTACGTCATGGAGCGGAAGTACTACTGGTACCCATACCGAGCGCGGCCGATCCCCGAACCCCACGGCTGA
- a CDS encoding carboxypeptidase M32, translating to MRGDKAYDELIRRVREEALLTTIDALLEWDEETYMPAGGVENRSEQMALVAGLLHERGTDPRVGELLAELEGSDLLADPASPPAVNVRALRREYDRYVRLPRRLVEDVARTTALAQKAWAGARQNAEFGRFRPWLERIVSLKRAEAECVGYESEPYDALIEDYEPGLSSAVVARLFDALRRDLVPLAARIAGATRQPDRSILRRPFPRDRQRRFGETVAAAVGFDFSRGRMDLGVHPSCTSIGSGDCRISVRYDERDFASGLFTILHEVGHGLYEQGLDPAHYATPMGEAASVGMDESQARFWENRVGRSRSFWEHFFPAARRLFPESLGDVELDQLHFAVNGVSPSLIRVNADEVTYNLHTLVRFDLERALISGKLAAADVPDAWSDGYRHHLGVTPENDAEGCLQDGHWADGLIGYFPTYTLGDVFGAQLFARAAAELGDLDEQFARGEFAELVRWLGERVYRQGGRHPSTRLIEVVTGSAPDHRPLVDALAAKYGALYDL from the coding sequence ATGCGCGGGGACAAGGCCTACGACGAGCTGATCCGCCGAGTGCGGGAGGAGGCCCTCCTCACCACCATCGACGCCTTGCTCGAGTGGGACGAGGAGACGTACATGCCGGCCGGGGGGGTGGAGAATCGTAGCGAGCAGATGGCCCTGGTGGCCGGCCTGCTGCACGAGCGCGGCACCGATCCGCGGGTTGGCGAGCTGCTGGCTGAGCTGGAGGGGTCCGACCTGCTGGCCGACCCGGCTTCGCCTCCCGCGGTGAACGTGCGCGCGCTCCGCCGGGAGTACGACCGCTACGTTCGGCTCCCTCGTCGCCTGGTCGAGGACGTCGCCCGCACCACGGCCCTGGCCCAGAAAGCGTGGGCTGGGGCCCGGCAGAATGCGGAGTTCGGCCGCTTCCGCCCGTGGCTCGAGCGCATCGTCTCGCTCAAGCGCGCCGAGGCGGAGTGCGTGGGCTATGAGAGCGAGCCGTATGACGCGCTGATCGAAGACTACGAGCCGGGTCTCAGCAGCGCCGTGGTGGCCCGCCTCTTCGATGCGCTCCGGCGGGACCTCGTCCCCCTGGCGGCCCGGATCGCCGGGGCCACCCGCCAGCCCGACCGCTCCATTCTCCGGCGGCCGTTTCCCCGCGACCGGCAGCGCCGCTTCGGTGAGACCGTCGCCGCGGCGGTGGGCTTCGACTTCAGCCGCGGGCGGATGGACCTGGGGGTGCATCCCTCCTGCACCAGCATCGGCTCGGGTGACTGCCGGATCTCGGTGCGGTACGACGAGCGCGATTTCGCGTCCGGGCTGTTCACCATTCTCCACGAGGTGGGGCACGGACTCTACGAGCAGGGCCTCGATCCGGCCCATTACGCCACCCCGATGGGGGAGGCGGCGTCGGTAGGAATGGACGAGTCGCAGGCCCGGTTCTGGGAGAATCGGGTGGGACGGAGCCGGAGCTTCTGGGAGCACTTCTTCCCCGCCGCTCGCCGGCTCTTTCCCGAGAGCCTGGGCGACGTCGAGCTGGACCAGCTGCACTTCGCGGTGAATGGCGTCTCCCCTTCGCTCATCCGGGTGAACGCCGACGAGGTGACCTACAACCTCCACACGCTGGTGCGCTTCGACCTGGAGCGGGCACTCATTTCCGGCAAGCTCGCCGCCGCCGACGTTCCCGACGCCTGGAGCGACGGCTACCGGCACCACCTCGGCGTCACCCCCGAGAACGACGCGGAAGGCTGCCTCCAGGATGGCCACTGGGCGGACGGCCTGATCGGCTATTTCCCGACCTACACCCTGGGCGATGTGTTCGGGGCCCAGCTCTTTGCCAGGGCGGCGGCGGAGCTGGGTGATCTGGACGAGCAGTTCGCCCGGGGAGAATTCGCCGAGCTGGTGCGCTGGCTCGGCGAACGGGTGTATCGCCAGGGTGGGCGGCATCCGTCGACGCGATTGATCGAGGTGGTGACGGGATCGGCGCCGGACCACCGGCCCCTGGTGGACGCGCTCGCTGCCAAGTACGGCGCACTCTACGATCTCTAG